A segment of the Candidatus Angelobacter sp. genome:
TGCCGCGGCTTTTCCTGTTACGTTTCCTGATGATTACCTTCCGGCTTCGGTCCTCCGCCCTCCGAAAGCGCCAGCTGCTCCGGCGGCGCGGTGGCCAGCCCCGGCTCGACCGTCAATAGGGATTCTGGTTTCTGCACGGGGATGCGCCGCAGTTCGTCCGCGGCGGGCAGTTCTTCGAGACTGCGCAGGCCGAAGTACTCGAGAAACAACGACGTTGTTGCATAGGTCATCGGCCGGCCGGCCACCTCCGCGCGGCCGACCTGTTCGATCAGACCGCGTTCGTGCAACGTTTGCATCACGCCGTCCACGGACACGCCGCGAATCTGCTCCATCTCCGCGCGGGTCAACGGCTGGCGGTAGGCGATGATGGCCAGCGTTTCCAGGGCCGGTTGCGACAGCCGCGTCGGACGCATCTTTTCGCCGACCAGCGCCTTGAGCCACGGCGCGTATTCGGGCTGGCTGACGAACTGCCACGAGCCCGCCACGCAGACGAGCCGGTAACTGCGCTGCGCCAGTTCGTGGTCCTTCGCCAGTTGTTCGAGCGCGGCGTTCAGATCGTCGGGTTTAACTTTCCTGAACGGCTTGACGGTCCCGTCCTCCGAGTGCTCCGCGGCTTCGGAAAGGACGTTGCGCAGCTCGGCCGGGCTGAGTGGTTTTTGCGCGGAGAACAGAACCGACTCCAGAATGAGCTTCAATTCCATCAGGTTGATTTCGGGTTATTTGGCGGTTCG
Coding sequences within it:
- the scpB gene encoding SMC-Scp complex subunit ScpB; translated protein: MELKLILESVLFSAQKPLSPAELRNVLSEAAEHSEDGTVKPFRKVKPDDLNAALEQLAKDHELAQRSYRLVCVAGSWQFVSQPEYAPWLKALVGEKMRPTRLSQPALETLAIIAYRQPLTRAEMEQIRGVSVDGVMQTLHERGLIEQVGRAEVAGRPMTYATTSLFLEYFGLRSLEELPAADELRRIPVQKPESLLTVEPGLATAPPEQLALSEGGGPKPEGNHQET